From the genome of Gracilinanus agilis isolate LMUSP501 chromosome 2, AgileGrace, whole genome shotgun sequence, one region includes:
- the LOC123235935 gene encoding zinc finger protein 706, with translation MARGQQKIQSQQKNAKKQAGQKKKQGHDQKAAAKAALIYTCTVCRTQMPDPKTFKQHFESKHPKTPLPPELADVQA, from the coding sequence ATGGCTCGTGGACAGCAGAAGATTCAGTCTCAGCAGAAAAATGCCAAAAAACAAGctggacaaaaaaagaaacaaggacaTGATCAGAAGGCTGCTGCTAAGGCTGCCTTGATATATACCTGCACTGTCTGTAGGACACAAATGCCGGACCCTAAGACCTTCAAACAGCACTTTGAGAGCAAACATCCTAAGACTCCACTTCCTCCAGAATTGGCTGATGTTCAGGCATAA